The Populus trichocarpa isolate Nisqually-1 chromosome 11, P.trichocarpa_v4.1, whole genome shotgun sequence genome has a segment encoding these proteins:
- the LOC18103064 gene encoding protein E6 — MAPSPRLISFLFLLAILSVQIHARESQFFSKVSGATTTPSTTTISNNNAQDKTLPGKEEEEGLSKQEQDPAFIPDNQNGYGLYGQETTQFPTTTKLANAPYTTTTNSQPYKTQTQNQETYTNYPTDTTTNTNTNYYSNNAYDQEQQQNFGEKSLQESGYANMGNQNNNYYYNGANSYSNDEKQGMSDTRYLEKGKYYYDLKGENSNYNPNQYQQDSRNNYNTRGYYSNNNNNENSKFEYNNSMQKYDNQDDFEESKEEQYVP; from the coding sequence ATGGCTCCCTCTCCAAGACTCATTTCCTTTCTCTTCCTCCTAGCCATTTTATCTGTGCAAATTCATGCCAGAGAGAGCCAGTTCTTTAGCAAAGTCAGTGGCGCCACCACCACTCCCTCCACTACCACCATCAGCAACAATAACGCTCAAGATAAAACACTCCCcggcaaagaagaagaagaagggttgAGCAAGCAAGAACAAGATCCAGCCTTCATCCCAGACAACCAAAATGGTTATGGTCTATATGGTCAAGAAACCACCCAGTTCCCCACCACCACTAAACTAGCTAATGCACCCTACACTACTACCACTAATTCCCAGCCATACAAGACCCAAACCCAAAACCAAGAAACCTACACCAATTATCCAACTGACACAACCACCAACACAAACACCAACTACTACAGCAACAATGCTTATGATCAGGAGCAGCAACAAAACTTCGGTGAAAAAAGCCTTCAAGAAAGTGGATACGCCAACATGGGGAACCAGAACAACAACTACTACTACAATGGTGCCAATAGCTACAGCAATGATGAGAAGCAAGGCATGAGTGACACAAGGTACTTGGAAAAAGGGAAGTACTACTATGACCTGAAGGGGGAGAACAGTAACTACAACCCAAACCAGTACCAGCAGGACTCAAGAAACAACTACAATACTAGAGGTTattacagcaacaacaacaacaacgagaACTCCAAGTTCGAGTACAATAACTCCATGCAAAAGTACGACAACCAGGATGATTTCGAAGAGAGCAAGGAAGAGCAGTATGTGCCATGA